A stretch of the Neofelis nebulosa isolate mNeoNeb1 chromosome 1, mNeoNeb1.pri, whole genome shotgun sequence genome encodes the following:
- the ELOVL7 gene encoding elongation of very long chain fatty acids protein 7 isoform X2, protein MIIGSKMLFVMSGWGTGYSFRCEIVDYSQSPLALRMVRTCWLYYFSKFIELLDTIFFVLRKKNSQVTFLHVFHHTIMPWTWWFGVKFAAGGLGTFHAFLNTAVHVVMYSYYGLSALGPAFQKYLWWKKYLTSLQLAQFIIVTIHIGQFFFMEDCKYQFPVFLYIIMSYGCIFLLLFLHFWYRAYTKGQRLPKTVKNGVCKNKDH, encoded by the exons TTTGTGATGTCTGGCTGGGGTACAGGTTATTCATTTCGATGTGAAATTGTTGACTACTCACAGTCACCTTTAGCGCTGAGG ATGGTACGCACCTGTTGGCTTTATTACTTCTCCAAATTTATTGAGCTATTAGATACT atctTTTTTGTTCTGCGTAAGAAAAATAGCCAAGTGACTTTCCTGCATGTCTTCCATCATACCATCATGCCATGGACCTGGTGGTTTGGAGTCAAATTTGCTGCAG gtgGTTTGGGAACTTTCCATGCCTTTCTAAATACAGCTGTACATGTAGTTATGTATTCATACTATGGGCTATCTGCATTGGGACCAGCCTTCCAGAAGTATTTGtggtggaaaaaatatttgacatcaTTACAGCTT GCCCAGTTCATTATTGTCACTATCCACATAGGCCAGTTCTTTTTCATGGAGGATTGCAAGTACCAGTTTCCAGTCTTTCTGTACATCATTATGAGTTATGGGTGCATCTTTCTGCTGCTCTTTCTCCATTTTTGGTACCGTGCTTACACCAAAGGTCAGAGGCTGCCCAAAACTGTGAAAAATGGAGTCTGCAAAAACAAAGACCACTGA